The genomic window GCTTATGTACCACGCGACATTGCGCACCCCGCTTTCCGTGTGAATGGGGGAGAACTCTACGGCCGTCGCCACCCACTTGGACGACGACAGGGCATCGGTGCTCGCAGCCATCCGAACGCAGGCGCTTCACCGGGAGGGTTCCTTCCTGCTGGCTTCTGGGCGAAGAAGCGACTACTTCCTCGACATGAAGACCGTGCTCAACGATGGAACCATCCTCGAGAGAATCGCTCGGATGATCCTGTCGAAGATTCCCCGCGAAGCAACAGCAGT from Thermoplasmata archaeon includes these protein-coding regions:
- a CDS encoding orotate phosphoribosyltransferase, translated to MDDDRASVLAAIRTQALHREGSFLLASGRRSDYFLDMKTVLNDGTILERIARMILSKIPREATAV